The nucleotide sequence TTAAAACGTTCCAATAGGACACGGTAATCTGCATACAAGGAGTACCTTCCACACATGAGAATCATCCTTTCTGCATACGATTTTATTAATTTAAATATATCAGAATATTCCTCTAAAATGCATTTAATTACTCAAAGCACAGTCTACCGCAGCTTTGGTATGAATCATCGTTGTATCAAATAACGGAATGCCCGTATGCTCTTTTTGAACCAGCAAGCCGATTTCGGTACAGCCAAGAATGATTCCTTCTGCTCCGTCCACCGCCAGGCTTTGCATGACTTCCAGGAAGAAATTCCGCGAAGCTTCCCGCACCGTGCCCATGCACAGTTCTTCAAAAATAATCCGGTTGATTTCGGTTCTTTCTTGTTCACTTGGAATCAGTACTTCCAAACCGCCCGCGGCCAATCGGGATTTATAAAAATCCATTTCCATCGTGTAGCGGGTACCAAGCAATCCGATTGTTTGAAGCTGCTTTTCCTTAATTGCAGCGGCAGCAGCATCCCCAATATGCAATAGCGGAATGGAGAGGTTCTCTTCTATTTCTTCTATCACTTTATGCATCGTATTGGTGCAAAGAATGATAAAATCCGCTCCCGCCTTTTCAAGGCTTGTGGCCGCTTGCCCCAGCAGTTTTCCGGCTTGGTGCCACTCACCGCTTGCCTGCAGCTGCTCGATTTCTTCAAAATCCACGCTGTACAAAATGGATTTTGCGGAATGC is from Planococcus liqunii and encodes:
- a CDS encoding aspartate/glutamate racemase family protein; amino-acid sequence: MKTIGMIGGMSWESSAEYYRLINEEVKNRLGRLHSAKSILYSVDFEEIEQLQASGEWHQAGKLLGQAATSLEKAGADFIILCTNTMHKVIEEIEENLSIPLLHIGDAAAAAIKEKQLQTIGLLGTRYTMEMDFYKSRLAAGGLEVLIPSEQERTEINRIIFEELCMGTVREASRNFFLEVMQSLAVDGAEGIILGCTEIGLLVQKEHTGIPLFDTTMIHTKAAVDCALSN